A single Ammospiza caudacuta isolate bAmmCau1 chromosome 14, bAmmCau1.pri, whole genome shotgun sequence DNA region contains:
- the PLP1 gene encoding myelin proteolipid protein isoform X1 gives MGLLECCARCLIGAPFASLVATGLCFFGVALFCGCGHEALTGTEQLIETYFSKNYQDYEFLLDVIHGFQYFIYGTAAFFFLYGALLLAEGFYTTGAVRQIFGDYRTTICGKGLSATVTGGPKGRGARGPQRAHSWQRVCHCLGKWLGHPDKFVGITYVLTIIWLLVFACSAVPVYIYFNTWTTCQSIGNPTKTSASIGTLCADARMYGVLPWNAFPGKVCGSNLLSICKTSEFQMTFHLFIAAFVGAAATLVSLVTFIIAATYNFAVLRLMGRGTKF, from the exons ATGG GTTTACTTGAGTGCTGTGCCAGATGTCTCATTGGGGCACCCTTTGCTTCCCTGGTTGCCACTGGCCTGTGCTTCTTTGGGGTAGCCCTGTTTTGTGGCTGTGGGCACGAGGCCCTCACAGGCACCGAGCAGCTCATCGAGACCTACTTCTCCAAAAACTACCAGGACTATGAGTTCCTCCTCGATGT CATCCACGGCTTTCAGTACTTCATCTACGGCACAGCTGCCTTCTTCTTCCTCTAcggagccctgctgctggctgaagGCTTCTACACCACCGGCGCCGTCCGGCAAATCTTTGGGGACTACAGGACCACCATCTGCGGCAAGGGCCTCAGCGCTACGGTAACTGGGGGCCCGAAAGGGAGGGGAGCGCGAGGCCCCCAGCGAGCTCACTCGTGGCAGCGGGTGTGTCATTGTTTGGGAAAGTGGCTAGGACATCCTGACAAG TTTGTGGGCATTACCTACGTCCTGACCATCATCTGGCTCCTGGTGTTCGCCTGCTCGGCCGTGCCTGTCTACATCTATTTTAACACCTGGACCACCTGCCAGTCCATTGGCAACCCCACCAAGACCTCGGCCAGCATTGGCACCCTGTGTGCAGATGCCAGGATGTACG GTGTCCTGCCCTGGAATGCTTTCCCTGGCAAGGTGTGTGGCTCCAACCTGCTCTCCATCTGCAAGACCAGCGAG TTCCAGATGACTTTCCACCTCTTCATCGCAGCCTTCGTGGGGGCAGCTGCCACGCTGGTCTCACTG GTCACCTTCATCATCGCAGCCACCTACAACTTCGCAGTCCTCAGGCTGATGGGCCGAGGCACCAAGTTCTAG
- the PLP1 gene encoding myelin proteolipid protein isoform X2, producing the protein MGLLECCARCLIGAPFASLVATGLCFFGVALFCGCGHEALTGTEQLIETYFSKNYQDYEFLLDVIHGFQYFIYGTAAFFFLYGALLLAEGFYTTGAVRQIFGDYRTTICGKGLSATFVGITYVLTIIWLLVFACSAVPVYIYFNTWTTCQSIGNPTKTSASIGTLCADARMYGVLPWNAFPGKVCGSNLLSICKTSEFQMTFHLFIAAFVGAAATLVSLVTFIIAATYNFAVLRLMGRGTKF; encoded by the exons ATGG GTTTACTTGAGTGCTGTGCCAGATGTCTCATTGGGGCACCCTTTGCTTCCCTGGTTGCCACTGGCCTGTGCTTCTTTGGGGTAGCCCTGTTTTGTGGCTGTGGGCACGAGGCCCTCACAGGCACCGAGCAGCTCATCGAGACCTACTTCTCCAAAAACTACCAGGACTATGAGTTCCTCCTCGATGT CATCCACGGCTTTCAGTACTTCATCTACGGCACAGCTGCCTTCTTCTTCCTCTAcggagccctgctgctggctgaagGCTTCTACACCACCGGCGCCGTCCGGCAAATCTTTGGGGACTACAGGACCACCATCTGCGGCAAGGGCCTCAGCGCTACG TTTGTGGGCATTACCTACGTCCTGACCATCATCTGGCTCCTGGTGTTCGCCTGCTCGGCCGTGCCTGTCTACATCTATTTTAACACCTGGACCACCTGCCAGTCCATTGGCAACCCCACCAAGACCTCGGCCAGCATTGGCACCCTGTGTGCAGATGCCAGGATGTACG GTGTCCTGCCCTGGAATGCTTTCCCTGGCAAGGTGTGTGGCTCCAACCTGCTCTCCATCTGCAAGACCAGCGAG TTCCAGATGACTTTCCACCTCTTCATCGCAGCCTTCGTGGGGGCAGCTGCCACGCTGGTCTCACTG GTCACCTTCATCATCGCAGCCACCTACAACTTCGCAGTCCTCAGGCTGATGGGCCGAGGCACCAAGTTCTAG